From Sphingomonas sp. PAMC26645:
CGCAGCAGCAGCTTGTCTGGGCTGCGGCGACCAGCGAAGCTCTCCGCGTTCTGGAGGGCAAGTGGAAGATGGTGATCATCTTCCAACTGTTTGCCGCACGAGCGCCTTTGCGCTTCTCCGAGCTGGAACGACGTGTCGAAGGCGTGAATCAGAAGATGCTTATTCAACAGCTAAAAGAACTGGAAAAGGACGGGATCGTCACCCGGACGATCTATCCTCAAGTTCCGCCCAGGGTCGAATACGCGCTGAGCGAGATCGGCCTGGCACTCGGGCCGTCGATCGAAGCGCTAATCGATTGGACGTTCATGCGACGTAAGGCCGAGACGTCGGCTAAATCGGGGGAACGAGGGTTACTGTAGCTTAGACGGCTGCCAATTCGATTCAAGCACCAAAAGCGGATGGCCGCTTTCCTCTCCCATCACGACATTCGCGAGCGGATAGCCGCCCTCCGAAATCGGTCATTCGCAAAGATTATCCAGCGTCTGAAGTTGGGAAGCGAGGGGATGGGCGTGAGCGTCTGATTGTGGGTCTGCATTAAGATCGCCGCTAGGGATCGAGCACTAAACTATGATCGCGGGCATGCTTAAGCACGAAGCTTGAGCCTTTCGTTCAAGAGTCGGCGGCATCGCCTGTGCGGTAATTCAGCGGCCCGCCAGATACTGCGCCAGCGGATCGATCATCTCCTCGGGGATACGGCGGGCGATGACCGGCATCGTCGACTGCGACTTCCGCGCGTCGACCACCGTCTCGTCACCGCGCCAGTTGCGGAGGCGTTGGGCTATGTAGCTGGCGCGCTGGCCGGCGAGCACGGGGTAGGGCTTGCCGGGGGCGTGGCAGCTCGAGCACGCGGGGAGCTGCACCTTCGGCAACCCCTCGCGGTCGATCCGGGCCGCCGCGGTCGATCCCGATGGCGTGACGCCGCCGATCCCCGGCATCGCCGCGAAGTGGTCGGCGAGACGCTTCATTTCCTCAGGTGTAAGCGTCGCGGCAGCGTTTGCCATCACCGCGCTCTGGCGTTTGCCGGTTGCGTACGCCTCGAGCGCGGCACGGAGATACGCTGGACTCTGCCCACCGAGCACGGGCATGTCGGGCTGGCCTCGACCACGTCCGTCGGCACCGTGACAGCCTGCGCAGGTCGCGATCTTGGCATCGGTGACGCCCGGCACTTCGGTTAGCGAGCGATAGGTCGCAGGTGACATTTCCGGCAGCAGGCGGACGAAGGCGACCATGCGGCGGACTTCGTCGTCGCGGTCCTTGGCCGCCCAACCGGGCATGCCAGTGTATTTGACACCGTGCTTGAGGATCCAGAAGATCTGCTTGTCGGTCCACTCGCGCGCGTTGACCGAGAGGTTGGGGGCAGGGGGCGTCGCGGCCTGCATTACGGGCAGCGGACGAACGCCCGGGGCGCCGTGGCACGAGGCGCAGCTTGCCTTGAACAGCCCTGCGGCACTGACGAGACCCTCTTTAGCCTTGGGATCGTCGGGCGCGGTGACTGCGGCGTAGGTGCGGACCGAGTTGCGCATCGTCCAGTGGAGGAACCAGTCGGTGATCTTCCAGTGGCCCGACGAGGCGGCGATGTTGAATACGCCCGACCACGCGAACAGCAACCCTGCGAGCGCTAGCGCGACGATGGCGGCGGCGGCACGTGCCCAAGTGATCCGGATCGTCATGCGGCTACACCCCGTGTCTTCAACAATCCGCCGAGCATCGCCAGCCCGCCGATGAAATAGCTCGCCGCACCGACCATCAGCATGACGACGCCGCCGAGTTGCTGGTCTTCGAGCGCGTCGAGGCCGTGGGTTGCCGGGTGCATCGCCATCATCGCGTACAACGGTCGCGGGGCAAGGCCGATCAATGCGCCGAGCAAGGTCATGTGCATCGAGGTGAGCAGTAACGCCGCAACGCCGGACGCGCGGCGGTCGGTGGCGCCGCCGAGGCGTGTGCCAAGCACCGCGCTCCAGAGAAGGACGCCGGCAATGAGGAAGCTGGCCTGTTCGATCAGTAGCGCGAGTGGTTGCATGTTGACGCGGAGCCTCAGCGCGGGGAGGTGCCAGAGCCATACGATCACGAGTTCGACAAGCGACATCGCGAGCGGAGTCACCACCGCAGCCCAGCGCTCGGCCGGATCGAAGCGGCTTCCGGCGATCCCGTACGCCAGGAACGGCGCGGCGACGGCGACCGCTATCATGTGACCCGCCATGTGCCCGAGCATCCCGAGCGGCGCCGCGGCGAAGGCCCAGCCGAGCGGGACTAGCACGGCGCCCAGTGCGAGGCTCGCGCGTCTCATCGGCAATCGCCGAACATGATGACCGGCAAGGCCGTGAAGATCACCGCGACGAAGCTCAGCCCCGCCAGCAACCGCGTCGACAGCGCGAGGAAGCGGAGGCGATCGATCGCGGTGCCCTGTTCGTGCGGGGCCGGATCACCCGGCGTCTCCGACTGGACGCGCGCGATATAACCAGCCGCGACGATCCCCAGCAGCGCCACGATCGTCGCGATCAGTGTCGCGAGCGGGAAGCCGGTCAACGCCGTTCCCGGGGTCGGGGATTTCGCGCAGGTCACCGCGACCCACAGATAGCAGAACAGGAAATGCACGGCCCAGATCGTCGGCGGGACGATCAGCGTCCACAGCGTCACCTTCAGGTCGCGGGCCCAATGTTTCTTCATGCGACACCCGGAAACAGGCCGATCGTGCAGAACGTCACGATGCCCGTTAGCGCGAGGAAGTGATGGTACACGGTGATGTTGCGCAGGTCGGCGTCATAGACCGGCGTCATCTTGCCTGCGAGGCTGCGAGCGAGCGTGTAGGCCTGCATGATGACCCCGATCGCAGCGTGGACCGCGGTCCAGATCGCCAGCGTCCAGACGATCGCGGGATAGACGTGGAGTTCGGGATCGAGCCCCGAATACCACGGCCCGGCAAGCCCGGCGAACAGGCTCGCCAGCGTCGCGACGATCCCGACCACCAGTAGCGCACGGCCGGCAGCGACGTTGCCGCGGCGATGCACTTCGCGCGCGCCGACGGTGGCGGCCCAGCCGGTCAGCGTCAGCGCCAGCGCGACCATCGGCCAGAATACGCCTGGCCCGTTGAGCCCGACTCCGCTCGGCGGGAAGTCGTTGTGGATCGTCCAGAAGAAGAAATAGCCGAACACGAGTCCCGAGAACGCGGTCGCGTCCGCCATCATCGTGATGAACATCGCCCACCAGCCCGGCGCCGACGGCCCGGAGGTGTAGAGCGGTACTTCGATGCCGTGTCCGATATGCTTGGTCGGCTTATCGGGAATTTCGGCGGTCCCGGTCCACAGCCACCACAGCACGCAGGCGAGCGTCGCGACGCCGCTGACCGCCGACCAGATATACAGATGGTACGTCGTCAGGATGAACACGCCGGCCAACGCGACCGCTGTCATCATCGGCTTCACGCTCGGCGTACCCAAGCGGATCACCTGGAGGGGGCGAGCATCGAGCACGGTGGTGATGATCGACTCGCGCCGCATCTCCTCCGCGTCAGGCAGGAAGAAGCGGCCCTCGTCGACCTTCTGGACGAAGTTCTTCTGGTCCCAGATAGGATAGCGGCTCTCGATCAGCGGCACTGAGCGGATGCCCCAGTCTTCGTCGTCCGGATGTGCGAGCCACTCCAGCGTGCCGGCGTTCCACGGATTGCGTGGGGCCTTTGGACGACGCGGCGAGAGCGCCAAGTCGATGCAGACGATGAGCACGCCAAGCGCGAACATGTACGATCCGATCGTCGAGGCGAAGTTCAGCCCGCCGATCCCGAGCTCTTCCGGATAGGTGAACACGCGCCGCGGCATCCCGAGCAGGCCGGACAGGTGCATCGGGAAGAACGTCATGTTCATGCCGACGAACATGATCCAGAACGCGATCCGCCCGAGCCTGTCGCTCAGCTTCTTGCCGGTGATCAGCGGCCAGTAATAATAGAGCCCGGCGAACAGCGGCAGCAGCGTGCCGCCGATCAGCACGTAGTGGAGATGCGCGACGATGAAATAGGTGTCGTGCGCCTGCCAGTCGAACGGCGCTACCGCGACCATCACGCCGGTCAGCCCGCCGATCACGAACACCGCCAGGCTCCCGCTCGCATAGAGCAGCGGCGTCGATTTCTTGACGTTGCCCGCCCACAAAGTCGCGATGAACACGAAGATCTGGACGCCGGTCGGGATCGCCACCGCTTCCGACGCCGCTGCGAAGAAGGCGAGGCTGATCTTTGGCAAGCCGGTCGTGAACATGTGGTGGACCCACAGCCCGAAGCTCAGGAACGCGGTGCCGACCGCGGCCAGCACGATCCACGGATAGCCGAGCAGATGCCGCTGCGCGAAGGTCGGGATCAGCATCGCGAACAGCGCGATCGACGGCAGGAAGACGATGTAGACTTCCGGGTGGCCGAAAATCCAGAACAGGTGCTGCCACAGCAGCGGGTCGCCGCCCTTCTCCGCGTTGAAGAACGGCCAGTTCAGCAGCCGTTCCATCTCGAACAGCACGTCGCCGGCGATCAGCGGCGGGAAGGCGAACAGGATCATTACCGCAACGACCAGGATGTACCAAGCGTAGAGCGGCATCAGGTTGAGCCGCATGCCCGGCGGACGGCATTTCAGGACGCCGACGATCAGCTCGACCGCGGCGGCGACCGACGACACCTCGATGAAGCTCAAGCCCAGCATCCAGATATCCGCGCCGAGCCCGCTCAGATCGTTCCGCGTCGTCAGCGGCGGATACATGAACCAGCCGCCATCGGGCGCCGCGTCGAAGAAGATCGAGCCCGACACGAAGACGCCGCCGATCAGGAAACTCCAATAGCCGAACCCCGACAGCCGCGGAAACGGCAGGTCGCGCGCGCCTAGCAGCTGGGGGAGCAGGATGATCGACACCGCCTCGAACATCGGTACCGCGAACAGGAACATCATCATCGAGCCGTGCAGCGTGAACAACTGGTTGAACGTGTTCGCCGTGACGAGGTCGTTGTTCGGCACCGCCAGCTGCGTGCGCATGATCAGCGCGAGCACGCCCGCGAACAGCATGAACCCGAACGCGGTCAGCGTGTACCACACGCCGATCCGGTTGTTGTTGACGTCGGTCCAGCGGAAGAACCAGCCGGTGGGCGGCTTCCACACCTCGCGCAAACGATCTTCCTGGCCCTTGCGGACCGCGGGATCGTTCTGGTCGGGCGCGATATACTGGGTGCTCTCGGTGGTCATTTGAGCCCCTGAAGGTAGCTTGCGATCTGGTCGGCTTCGGCGGTCGACATCTGCGGGAAGGCCGGCATCCGCACGCCCGGCTTGGTCTTGCCGGGATCGCGCACGAAGCCGGCGATGTTGGCGTGGGTCATCGGTAGGACACCCGCAGCGAGTGTCGGGCGCGCCCCGAAGTGCGTCAGGTCGGGGCCGATCTTCGCGACCGGGCCGACGCCGCGAACGCTGTGGCACCCGCTACAGCCGTAACTCGCGAAGACGCGCGCGCCCGGCGACGCGGTAACTACGGCGGGCTTACGCTGCTCGGCGAGCCAGCGCTCGAACGCGGCAGGCTCCATCGCGATCACGTCGAACGCCATCAGCGCATGGCCGAGCCCGCAGAACTCCGCGCAGACGCCGCGGTACGTCCCCGCCTTGGTCGCGCGAACGACGAGGCGGTTGGTGCGGCCGGGGATCATGTCCATCTTGCCGGCGAGACCGGGGACCCAAAAGCTGTGGATGACGTCCGGGCTGCGGAGCGACAGTTCGACGGTACGACCGACGGGTAGGCGAAGTTCGTTCGCGGTCTCGACCACCGATCCGCCCGGCGGCGCATAGCGGACGCGCCACCAGAACTGCTCGCCCTCGACACCGATGCGCAGGTCGCTATTTGCCACCTCGCGCGGGCGCATCGCGGGCAGGGCGTAGAGCAGCAGGCCCAGCAGCAGGATAGAAGGACCGATGCCGCCGAGCCACAGCACCAGCTTCATCCCGCCCTTGTGCGTCAGCCGACCCTCCGGCGCGCGCATCGCGTGGCGCATCAGCAACGCGAGCCCGCCAGCGAGAACGATTGCGCCGATGACCAGAACGATGGTGATCGAGAGGACCTTGTCCGCCTCCTCGCCGAACGGCGCGAGCGTCGACTGGTGCCGGTTGCACGCCGCCAACAGCGGCAGGCACGCGCCCACGGAAAGAAAAATAGCCTTCCGCATCATCACCTTGCCACCCTTTAGAAGGGCGTCCCCTAGACGGAAGGGCGGGGGGGCGTAAACCCAAAATGACAGAAATGTCATGTAGGCCTGTCAGCTTGGGCGATCGTGTAGGCATGCCCGACCTAGACGTTCGGTTCGTGCCGCCGGAGTAGCCGAGCAAAAAAGGTCGGCTGGCGATAGTCCGTCCGGCTTTCAGCGACGAGCCGGCGGCGCCGGCCGCTGAACGGCAACGTTAGCGGCCTTACTTCCCCGCAAATGTCGACGTGTTCGCGGCTTGCGGTAACCAGCGGCGTGCCGCCGCGTTCTAGCGCTTGCTCCAGTTTATCAGAATAGTGCCTTGCCGGGCGTGATCTATTTAGTCTGAACGTCGCTATGTGGGGCCGTGCGGCCATCCTAAAACTCCGCTGGCGAGGAACCCCGGAAGCAATAAGGCAGGGCGTGTTCGCCCACTTGCTATCATTCCAATTGACCCGCTACGTTAGTGAAATGGCATTGCATCCTGATGTCGCTCGGCTTGCTGAAACACTTGAAGCCATGACGATATTGCTGAAGCTGCACGGTGACAACGGATGGGCCGAGCAGATCGAGCGGTGTAGATCGAGTATCGCGCAATCCGACTATCACGGCGTCGACCGGCTTTTGTGCCTCTACGGTGGAATGGGATCGCTGAACGACGTGATTCTGCAATCCGGTGGAGTTGCCCCGGGAGAAGACAACGAGCGGTTTGACGCGCTTCGAACCGATGCTTGGAAAAAGACGAATGCACTGGCGCGCGACGGAGCGCGCGGGAACGGCAGCTGACTTTGCATTCATGTGATTCTGGTCGACCGAAACTAGCGTTGACGCGGAAGTCGTCACCGCAGGAGATAGTCCTTGCGGTGCTGCCGATTGATGGCTGCGGCTGGTCTGGCACGTCACGCAAATCTACGGTGCAGCAAGCGCACGACGCTGACCTTCGGGGATGTCGTCGCCGCAGACTGCGCAGTTTCAGGCATCGGATATGTTCTAAGACGCGCGGTGGGTTGCCCGCGGCGCGCCGATCGGCAACTAATGCTAAAATATGACGTAAAAGCCAGATAGATTCATTATTGATCGATCCACTATACACTAGGACTAAGCGTTTAGCTGGTCCTGACGCGTAGATTCGAGCGATACTGTGGTTACCAGCGGGACTCGAACCTTTCTGAACGAGCATAAGAAGCGTTCCTGCTATTGGACGAGCAGGGTCTGATAGAGTTGCGCATAGGCACCGAGGATCGTGTCATGGTCATAGTCGCGGCGCACCCGTTCGCGCATCGTTTCGCCCATCGCTAAACGCATCGCGGGATCGCCGGCAATCGCTAAGATCCCCGCCGCGGTCGCTGCCGGGTTGACCAGCGGCGTGACGATGCCGCCATGTCCTGAGTCCGCGCCGCCGCGGCCCTCGATCATCTCGCGGCAACTGCCGACATCGGGCGCGACCACCGGGATCCCGCACGCGCCGCCTTCCAGGATAACCAGTGGCTGTGCCTCCGACAGGCTGGTGAGCACGAGCAGGTCGATCTTCGCCATCCAGTCCTCGATCCGCACGCGTCCGGCAAAGCGGAAGACCGGCGTCAGCGCCAGATCCTCGACCAGCCGCGTGCATTCCGCGGCATATTCCGGGTCCTCGTCCTCCGGGCCGAGCACGACGAAGCGAATGTCGGGGCGTTCTGCATGCGCGATCGCGGCGGCGCGGATGAAGGTCTTAACGTCCTTGATAGGAACGACGCGGCCGAGCAATGCGACCAGCGGATGCGCCGGATCGCGCTGGTCCGGGAGTGCGGCAAACCGTTTCGAATCGATGCCGTTCGGAATAACGCGGACACGGTCGGCGGCAGCCCCCAGCCGGCGCTGGACCGCTGTATTCTCGCCGTACAGCGCGACGATCGGATCGCAGTTGTCGTAGCAGGCGGTCGCATAGCTGGTGAACGCGCGCACCCACAGATCGCGTAAGTCGCGGACGCTGCGTTCCAGCTCGAGCCCGGTATCGACCTGATCGCCGATCCAGTCGGCCATCATCACTTCGATCTGACGTTCGAGCAGGTAAATGCCATGCTCGGTAATGAACGCCGGGCGCCCGGTCTGGCGCGCGGCGCGGGCGGCGAGCAGGCCGGCAAAACCGGTCGAAATCGTGTGGTAGGCGCGGGCGCGGGGCAGGGGCGTCGTCAGTACAGCAAGCAGCCCGCCCAGCAGCACGCGCATCGCCCAGAAATAATGATGGAACGACGCCTTGGGCAACATCGCTTGGTAATGGCGCTTCAGCCGCGCAAACACTGCGGGGTGCGACAGGATGTCGCCGGGCGCGAGCGGCCGGGCGTTGCCGCCGATCAGGTCGATGAGCGTCGTGAGCCACTCCGCGCCACCGGTCGCGACGAATGCAACCAGCGCATCGGCGATCGGTACTGCTACCCGGTCGGGGATCGCGCGGGGTACGGCAGGCTCGGGCGCCAAACCGATCTCGACTACCGCGACGACGTTGGGCGGCGGCGTCAGCTGGAACGGGAGGAGTCCGGCGCCCGGCTTAATCGCGGCGATTACGAACCGGACGTCGGGCAGGTGGGTGATAAGATCCTGCAACCAGCCGGAGACCCCGCCGATCACATAGGGATAGGCGCCCTCGACGATCAGGCAGATGTCCGCCTCCGGTATATCGATCGACGTTTGCCCGGACCGTTCGGCGAGCCCCGCAAGCCGGATCACGCCGTAGCCCCCGTCAGCCACCAGTTCGCCAGCGTCTTCGCGCTGCGGTCGCCTGTGTCGATGGGAGGATCGGGCCGTTCCGACGACGCCTCGATCGCAGCCGCCATGCGGTCGATCGCGTCATAATCGCCGGCCGCCCACAATGCCTCCATCGTCAGCGCGTCGCGCGTCGCCGAACGCGGATCAACTGCCCCGTGAGATATCGCGGCGGTCATCGTCGCGACCGCATCTTCACGGAGGTGTAGACGTTGGGAATCGGAGAGCAGCACGTCCGAGCGTGCGTGGTCCGCCAGCAACTTTGCCAAGCTCGTTGCTGCGTCAGGAGCGACCCCATCGGCAACGCGCGCCGACAGCCGCGCTCGCGCCAGCACGAGGTTCTCCGCGACCCGCGCCGATGCGGCCGCCGCCAGCGCGCGGATGGTCTGGTCACCATCGGTCAGCGCCAATGCAATGAGCGGCGACAGCGCCGGCTCGAACGATCGCACCACGGTTTCCAACGCACGCCGCCGCTCGGCGACCCCACCGTGACGCATGATCGTGACCAGTGAACTCAGCGTATCGGGCGTCGCATGATGAACCCGCCCGTCGAGCATCCGCGCAACGGCAAGACGCGCGCCGCGCTGGGTCGAATGCCCTGCTACCGGACCGAACATCTCGTCGTCGCTGCGTTGTACCGAGGGCCGAAATATGCGCGTGAGGGGAAGTGCGGCGAGCAGACCGAGCGGCCCCAGCACGCCGAGCATGGCGGGGGCGAAACCGGTTGCCGTGTCATGGCGCAACCACGTGACTAACCCGATTGCGCTCGATGCCGCATGGACTGCGAGGGCCGAGCCGACCGCAATACCGGCCATCCAGCAGGCGGTGAGGATGGTCATCTCCAGAACCGCGAGCGCGATCAGGCGGCGGATCATGCGACCAGCCCGGCGGATCGCAAAGGCCGCTGCGTTGTGGCGAGCGTATCGGCGAGCAGCGGCGTCAGCCACGCGGCGATCTCCGCAAGTTCGGCGGTACGGCTGGCGTTGAGTGTCTCGAACGGCAGCGCGTGGAGGACCAAACAGCCGACGATTTCGCCCGTATCCGGATCCGGCAAGGCAATCGCGGCGACGCCGATCCTGTCGAGCACGCGGCGATCGGTGCGCTTTGCGACATGCAAGAGACCGTGGTGTCGTTCGACCCGCTCCAGCAGCGACACGGGCAACACGTCGCGCCGCCCTGCGGTGACCGGCCCGCGGACCCACGCGCGTGCCTCGTCGCCAGTAACGCGGTAGCAGGTGAAATCTGGGGTCCGAGCGGCCAGAGCGATCAACTCGCCAATCGCGCCGCGCCGCACAGCCGGTTCCTGCGAGCAAAGTCGTGTCGCGGTCTCGATCGCATGGCCGACGGTATGCGCTTCCGTCGCGATCTGGACCTGCAACTGGCGATTGGTCTGCGACAGCGTCGCGAACGCGTCGGTCAGCCGTGCCAGGTTGCGCGTCGCAACACGGCCGCGCTTTTCCAGCCGATCGTGACGCCCGGTCCGCATGATCGTCACTTCGCCGATGATCCCCGCGGCGACGAACCACATCAACGGCTGAAGCGAGAGATGGAACAGATGGTCGAGATAGTCGCGTTCGCCTGCGCTGTCCTGCACATGTGCGAGCCACAATCCCGATGCGACGGCCGCGGCGAGGACGCCAGGGCCCGTGCCGTAGGCGAGCGCCATCATCAGCACCGGCACCCAATACGGGTTGGGATGGACGTGCGCGAAGCCGGATCCGCCGGTCAGCCACCAGTCGAGCACGATCAGCGCGGCGAACGCGATGGCGATCTCTGCGGCGATCCTCGCGGAGCGTCGCCATCTGGTGTGCCACTTGGCCGCCTGTTCGTCGTGAGTCACTGCGTATCCCCAAGGCTGCGTGTCAGCAGCGCCCGTGCGTAAAGTTGGCGACCCGAAAAGCCTGGGCGTGCGATCGACGTGATGCCACCGCTGCCCTCGACCCGCCACGCGACGCCGATCGGGGCCGCGATGCCGAGGCTGGCGGTCGGACCGTCGCCACCGAACCTATCGACGGTCCAGCCTGCCAGTGCGGTCATCTGCACCGTACCGAGCGCGCCGCTGAGCAGGCCCTGGACGGTATGGTTCTCGCGCGTGGCGAGTGGGATGATGGCCAGGCTGTCCGCGCCGAGCTGCATGCGCTCAACATATTCCGCCTCGAACCGATAGGTCAGGCCGAGCGCGGGAAACTGGCGACGAATGAGATAATCGACCCCGCCGCTCGCGACGATGGTGTCGCTCGCGCCGCCGCTCCCGGCGAGCCCGTAGCGGTTGGCGCCGATATCGCCTTGCACGACGAGGCCCGGAGTCAGGCGATAGGTAACCCCGAGCAGGGCGCGTGACAGATACCCGCCTGCCAGAACCTGCGCCGGCGTCGAGTAATCGGGCATGTGCCGGGTCAACGTGACGCGAAACTGAGCATTGGCGGACCCGGCGACGGCCTTCGCACCGCCTCCGGTGACGCCGTCGTCGAGCGCGGCGGACGCGAGCAGCTGGACGCGGACCGCGCCGTCGAACGCGGCGGCCAGCGAGGCATCGACCACGGTATCGCCGGTTCGCACGGTCTGCGCGTCCGTGCCGAATCTGCTGACGACATGGCGGAGGCCACCACCGGCGACGAGGGTGTCGCCCACCGCCGCGTCGATCCTTGTGGCGAACTCCGCCTGCGACAGGTCGCTGCCGTCGCGCGCGGTGACGCCGATGCTGGCTGTCCCCGATGCGGCAGCGATCGCGCGCCGTGCAGTCAGGTCGTCGGCGGCGAGCGCACGGTAGTCACGTGCCGCCCCGCGCACGTCACCGTCGGCCAGCCGCGTGTCGGCGAGCATGCGCGCCGCGCGTGGGTCGGTCGGATAGCGTTTCGCCAATTGCGTCGCGGCGCGTCGTGCCGGCCCCGGATATCCGGCTGCGGCATCCGCCTCGATCGCGGTAAGCGCGGCATCGGATGCGGTATCGTCGCCAGTCTCGGCGAGCGGTTCGGTCGAGTACGGCGGTGAGAAGGTTACCGCGACCGTTGCGCCCGCCTGCCGCCACGTCATCGACCAGCCGGCGGCGGGACGTAGGACGAGGCTGTCGTCGTTCCAGCGAAGATCGCCGATCGCATCGCCCGCCGCCTCGCGGAACGCGGCGATCCGGTCGGCGCTCATCGGCTGATCGAACCGCGCGACCAGCTCTCCATCGCGGTCTTCGATCCGGACGACGGCTTGGTCGGGCCAGGCGATCACGGACTCGGGCACCACGACCCGGCTATCCGCGAAAACGCTATGGGGGACAGTCAGCGCCGGCGCGTCCGTCAGGCAGAGGAGCAGCGCGATCATTGCGCCAACACCGCTCGCGCGCGGCCCGGTTGCCCCTGCGCGATCAGCAGGCGGGCATGCAACGCGGCGAGCGATCGGTCGCGCGGGGTCTCGGCGCGCAGCGTCTCGACCAGCGCGACGGCCTCGGCCCGACGACCGAGCTTTTCCAGAATTTCCGCGCGAGCCTTGCTGGCGGCCGGCGTTTGAGCGAGCGCGCGGTTTAGCCAAGGCCGTGCCGCACGCTCTCCCCCGACCCGAGCCTGCACGTCGGCCATCAGCCGCAGCGCCGGGAGGTCGGTCGGATCGCTCGCCAGATGCTGGTCGAGCCACTTCACCGCACCCTTGCCATCGCCCGCGTTCCACGCCGTCCAGGCAAGGTCGAGCTGATCCCGCGGCGCCGCGACCCCGGCTGCAACGCGCCGTTTCGCGATCGCCGCCGCTTGTGCCGGGTCTACCTTCGTGGGGGCTGCGGCGGACAGCGCGGCGACCTGCGCCGGATCGAGCGAGCGGCCGTCGAGCAACGACGCCAGCAGCGCACGACCGGCGGTATCATTGCCAGCCGCGCGGGCCAGCGACAGCCGCATCAGCATCACGTCGGTCTGGCTCGCAAGCGGATGCCGCGACAGGAACGCTAGCGCCTCGCCCGGTCGATCGCGCTCGGCATAGCGCGTCAGCCAGGCGCGCTGCTGGTCCGCGATGCCCTGCAAACTTTGCTGTTTGAGCCAGGCGAGATCGTCGGCCCCCGGGCGCGGCCCCATCAGGTACAGGAGGCGCTGTGCTACCGGTGCGGTCGGCGCCATTCCGGTCGCCGCCCGTCGCAGTACCGCCATCGCATCGCCGCGGTAACCCGTTGCAAGCAGCCGTTCCGCCTCCCGCTCGAGTTGCGCGCCCGGCGCTGCGGCATGCGCTAGCATTTCGGTACGCAGGCCATCTCGGTCGCCTGCCTCGGTCAGGATCGCCTCGCGCGCGGTCGCCCGCTGCTCGACCGGCAGATAGTCGGCCGCTCTCAGCCCTGCCGCGGTATCCTTCGCGCGCGCCGCGACACGGATCGCTAGCCAGGGATCCGCCGCCCGCCAGTTCGCGGTCGTCGCCTTGTCGAGCAGCGCGATCAGGTCAGTGCGCTCGGCCTTGTCGGCGCGCCGGGCCAGATCGAGCGACAGCGCGGCATCGGGCGGCGGGATGACGTGGTTCGCCGCTGCTACGATCACGAGGTCGGGCCGATCGATCGCATAGGCCGCCGCAACGATATCCGCAGCCGCCACCGCCCCGCGCGTCTGCGCCGCCCGCGCGACGAGCGCGGCCGCATCC
This genomic window contains:
- the coxB gene encoding cytochrome c oxidase subunit II, with product MRKAIFLSVGACLPLLAACNRHQSTLAPFGEEADKVLSITIVLVIGAIVLAGGLALLMRHAMRAPEGRLTHKGGMKLVLWLGGIGPSILLLGLLLYALPAMRPREVANSDLRIGVEGEQFWWRVRYAPPGGSVVETANELRLPVGRTVELSLRSPDVIHSFWVPGLAGKMDMIPGRTNRLVVRATKAGTYRGVCAEFCGLGHALMAFDVIAMEPAAFERWLAEQRKPAVVTASPGARVFASYGCSGCHSVRGVGPVAKIGPDLTHFGARPTLAAGVLPMTHANIAGFVRDPGKTKPGVRMPAFPQMSTAEADQIASYLQGLK
- a CDS encoding cytochrome c oxidase assembly protein, whose protein sequence is MRRASLALGAVLVPLGWAFAAAPLGMLGHMAGHMIAVAVAAPFLAYGIAGSRFDPAERWAAVVTPLAMSLVELVIVWLWHLPALRLRVNMQPLALLIEQASFLIAGVLLWSAVLGTRLGGATDRRASGVAALLLTSMHMTLLGALIGLAPRPLYAMMAMHPATHGLDALEDQQLGGVVMLMVGAASYFIGGLAMLGGLLKTRGVAA
- a CDS encoding helix-turn-helix domain-containing protein, which produces MQRDWQCEDPQQQLVWAAATSEALRVLEGKWKMVIIFQLFAARAPLRFSELERRVEGVNQKMLIQQLKELEKDGIVTRTIYPQVPPRVEYALSEIGLALGPSIEALIDWTFMRRKAETSAKSGERGLL
- the ctaD gene encoding cytochrome c oxidase subunit I, which encodes MTTESTQYIAPDQNDPAVRKGQEDRLREVWKPPTGWFFRWTDVNNNRIGVWYTLTAFGFMLFAGVLALIMRTQLAVPNNDLVTANTFNQLFTLHGSMMMFLFAVPMFEAVSIILLPQLLGARDLPFPRLSGFGYWSFLIGGVFVSGSIFFDAAPDGGWFMYPPLTTRNDLSGLGADIWMLGLSFIEVSSVAAAVELIVGVLKCRPPGMRLNLMPLYAWYILVVAVMILFAFPPLIAGDVLFEMERLLNWPFFNAEKGGDPLLWQHLFWIFGHPEVYIVFLPSIALFAMLIPTFAQRHLLGYPWIVLAAVGTAFLSFGLWVHHMFTTGLPKISLAFFAAASEAVAIPTGVQIFVFIATLWAGNVKKSTPLLYASGSLAVFVIGGLTGVMVAVAPFDWQAHDTYFIVAHLHYVLIGGTLLPLFAGLYYYWPLITGKKLSDRLGRIAFWIMFVGMNMTFFPMHLSGLLGMPRRVFTYPEELGIGGLNFASTIGSYMFALGVLIVCIDLALSPRRPKAPRNPWNAGTLEWLAHPDDEDWGIRSVPLIESRYPIWDQKNFVQKVDEGRFFLPDAEEMRRESIITTVLDARPLQVIRLGTPSVKPMMTAVALAGVFILTTYHLYIWSAVSGVATLACVLWWLWTGTAEIPDKPTKHIGHGIEVPLYTSGPSAPGWWAMFITMMADATAFSGLVFGYFFFWTIHNDFPPSGVGLNGPGVFWPMVALALTLTGWAATVGAREVHRRGNVAAGRALLVVGIVATLASLFAGLAGPWYSGLDPELHVYPAIVWTLAIWTAVHAAIGVIMQAYTLARSLAGKMTPVYDADLRNITVYHHFLALTGIVTFCTIGLFPGVA
- a CDS encoding c-type cytochrome, translated to MTIRITWARAAAAIVALALAGLLFAWSGVFNIAASSGHWKITDWFLHWTMRNSVRTYAAVTAPDDPKAKEGLVSAAGLFKASCASCHGAPGVRPLPVMQAATPPAPNLSVNAREWTDKQIFWILKHGVKYTGMPGWAAKDRDDEVRRMVAFVRLLPEMSPATYRSLTEVPGVTDAKIATCAGCHGADGRGRGQPDMPVLGGQSPAYLRAALEAYATGKRQSAVMANAAATLTPEEMKRLADHFAAMPGIGGVTPSGSTAAARIDREGLPKVQLPACSSCHAPGKPYPVLAGQRASYIAQRLRNWRGDETVVDARKSQSTMPVIARRIPEEMIDPLAQYLAGR